A portion of the Actomonas aquatica genome contains these proteins:
- a CDS encoding LacI family DNA-binding transcriptional regulator: MPRPRKPKTQRAATLADVGRAAGVSAMAASAVLNSVKTSSRISEETRQRILEAAAKLQYRPNAAARALLHRRMNTIGIAAILDENELNHYFLALFNGVLAGATHFEQNTTVFALHDWSNDTRRLDSVCDGRIDGLIMFAPTYDAAVAKTLPKHTPFVTIHANTPLEGTVNIESDEEAGANAMVEHLIAKGHRRIMHIAGPKGFVGADRRVAGYRKALRAHHIKFDPALLVHSQFIDFHGYRAMKTWLEENAGQPLPHAVFCANDGMAIGAMQALAESGLRVPEDVSVCGFDDTLASRASVPQLTTVRQPLVEMGRKAAEILLAQIGTLKDVQVPASPVVMPVEVVERASVGRCPAGDRVVPALARV, encoded by the coding sequence GCTTCGGCGGTGCTCAATTCGGTTAAGACCTCTTCTCGGATTTCGGAGGAGACGCGCCAACGCATTCTCGAGGCGGCGGCCAAGCTGCAATACCGGCCGAATGCAGCGGCGCGCGCGTTGCTGCACCGGCGGATGAACACCATCGGCATCGCGGCGATCCTGGATGAGAACGAGCTCAACCATTACTTTCTGGCGCTGTTCAACGGGGTGCTCGCGGGGGCCACACACTTTGAGCAGAACACGACGGTGTTTGCCCTGCACGACTGGAGCAATGACACGCGCCGACTGGATTCGGTGTGCGACGGTCGCATCGACGGCCTCATCATGTTTGCCCCCACCTACGACGCCGCGGTGGCCAAGACGCTGCCGAAGCACACGCCCTTTGTGACCATTCACGCCAACACGCCGCTGGAGGGGACGGTCAACATCGAGAGTGACGAAGAAGCCGGCGCCAATGCGATGGTGGAGCACCTCATCGCCAAGGGCCATCGCCGGATCATGCACATCGCGGGCCCGAAAGGGTTCGTGGGCGCGGATCGCCGCGTGGCGGGTTACCGCAAGGCGCTGCGCGCGCATCACATCAAGTTTGATCCTGCGTTGCTGGTGCACTCGCAGTTTATCGATTTCCACGGTTACCGGGCGATGAAGACCTGGTTGGAGGAAAATGCCGGTCAGCCGCTGCCGCACGCGGTGTTCTGCGCCAATGACGGTATGGCAATTGGCGCAATGCAGGCCTTGGCGGAGTCGGGCCTGCGCGTGCCCGAGGATGTCTCGGTGTGCGGCTTTGACGATACGCTCGCCTCGCGCGCGTCGGTGCCGCAGCTCACCACGGTGCGTCAGCCGCTCGTGGAGATGGGACGCAAGGCCGCCGAGATTCTGCTCGCCCAGATCGGCACACTCAAAGACGTGCAAGTGCCGGCGTCGCCGGTGGTGATGCCGGTGGAGGTGGTGGAGCGTGCTTCGGTGGGGCGTTGCCCGGCGGGAGATCGGGTGGTGCCGGCGTTGGCGCGCGTTTAA
- a CDS encoding MFS transporter produces MIPPPLDPAHKRVPVSEKVAYGLGAVIDMWGNWLYVGMVWTVFGFYLHVSSSLIGIALMLNRLFDAVSDPFFGWWSDNVRTRWGRRRPFILVGSILAGIGLPLLFAVPQDWSEMQYFWWMVGSSAVYITIVSCVMMPYNSLGYEMTPDYHERTQIFAIRGAIQKGPEVFMFFASAFVTWSIWTDADTGRVDYLRGAQIYTAGLGLIMMIVGVVIFKTTRERYYEGVVAQHQEKTKVAETIWQTIKCKPFRAILAMAFAYGMGTSMVGTLGFHCTVYYVCSGDQSLGSQWNAYMGLMGMVMGLSGVPFFSWVSRKVGKRGAMKTVQFAAIAVFAATWWLYTPEVVWLQMFATGLIAFTGAGFNMLDGSMMADVLDADELETGKRREGAFAACRSWILKVGMAAGIGASGMILQATGFNSELAEQSAQTIFNIRFYLAAIPIVGLVIALVALYRFPLTPSRMAEIRGELESRRGTV; encoded by the coding sequence TTGATTCCTCCCCCCCTGGACCCAGCCCACAAGCGCGTCCCTGTTTCCGAAAAAGTCGCCTACGGTTTGGGGGCAGTGATCGATATGTGGGGCAACTGGCTCTACGTCGGCATGGTCTGGACCGTCTTCGGTTTCTACCTGCACGTCTCGTCCAGTTTGATCGGCATCGCCCTCATGTTGAACCGCCTCTTCGACGCCGTTTCCGACCCGTTCTTCGGCTGGTGGTCCGACAATGTGCGCACGCGCTGGGGACGCCGTCGGCCTTTCATTTTGGTGGGCAGTATCCTGGCCGGTATCGGCCTGCCCTTGCTCTTCGCCGTCCCGCAGGACTGGAGCGAAATGCAATACTTCTGGTGGATGGTCGGCTCCTCCGCCGTCTACATCACGATCGTGAGCTGCGTCATGATGCCCTACAACAGCCTGGGCTACGAAATGACGCCAGACTACCACGAGCGGACCCAGATCTTCGCGATTCGCGGCGCTATCCAAAAAGGCCCGGAGGTCTTCATGTTCTTCGCCTCGGCGTTTGTCACGTGGTCCATTTGGACCGACGCCGACACGGGCCGCGTCGACTACCTGCGCGGGGCCCAGATCTACACCGCTGGCCTCGGCCTCATCATGATGATAGTGGGTGTGGTGATCTTCAAAACCACCCGCGAGCGCTACTACGAAGGCGTCGTCGCCCAGCACCAGGAGAAGACCAAAGTCGCCGAAACCATTTGGCAGACGATCAAGTGCAAACCCTTCCGCGCCATCCTCGCCATGGCCTTCGCCTACGGCATGGGCACCTCGATGGTCGGCACCCTCGGCTTCCATTGCACCGTCTATTACGTGTGCAGCGGCGACCAGTCACTCGGATCCCAATGGAACGCCTACATGGGCCTCATGGGCATGGTGATGGGCCTCTCCGGCGTGCCCTTCTTCAGCTGGGTTTCGCGCAAGGTTGGTAAACGCGGTGCGATGAAGACCGTTCAGTTTGCCGCCATCGCGGTCTTCGCCGCGACCTGGTGGCTCTACACCCCCGAAGTCGTCTGGCTGCAGATGTTCGCCACGGGCCTCATCGCTTTCACCGGCGCCGGCTTCAACATGCTCGACGGTTCCATGATGGCCGACGTGCTCGACGCCGATGAACTCGAGACCGGCAAGCGCCGCGAGGGTGCCTTTGCCGCTTGCCGCTCCTGGATCCTCAAGGTCGGCATGGCCGCCGGCATCGGCGCGTCCGGCATGATTCTCCAAGCCACCGGCTTCAACTCCGAGTTGGCCGAGCAATCCGCCCAGACGATCTTCAACATCCGCTTCTACCTCGCCGCGATTCCGATCGTCGGCTTGGTGATCGCTCTGGTCGCCCTCTACCGCTTTCCGCTCACGCCCAGCCGCATGGCCGAGATCCGTGGTGAACTCGAGTCGCGCCGCGGCACTGTTTGA
- a CDS encoding BNR-4 repeat-containing protein, which translates to MRLLLTSCLLALLTLPTLLPAAAPVAAPQPLYRDPVFDGAADPVVVWNPSTETWWMFYTNRRANVPELSGVAWVHGTRVSIAESADRGITWQRVGDAQIDLPVEIGGEEPTHWAPDVLTGPDGTHHMYLTVVPGVFEDWRHPRRIVHLTSDDLLHWDYQSALELTSDRVIDAGVARLPNGTWRMWYNNERDGKSIYYADSPDLYHWTDQGKASGVGERPGEGPYIFRWRDSWWMLVDLWRGLGVYRSDDLLHWEAQDSNLLNVPGKGLDDGVNGGHPGVVVSGDRAYLFYFTHPGRAGTITPDDGNELDRRRSSIQVTELELTDDGWLTCDRDAPTFIDLIPPQPLASTTPNRTLVSPAAFAGSSVNTPPGFNQSLVSNDTHQFVGFYRADGELVIARRALGTTEWTLHPTAFHAAVANAHNSIALGLDGAGALHLAWGHHNIPLQYSHTAPGGALTAAITFPAPASMIGANEASVTYPQFLTLPNGDLLFTHRDGGSGRGSFVLNRWSPASGEWTRLHDNLLDGENQRSAYPSFFTDRHGALHLAWTWRETPDVATNHDLAYARSVDGGLTWTDADGRALALPFNVATPATIQRIPPGSNLMNPPLVAADDAGNPLVANYWSPLPDSAPQYFLLRHAQGQWTRHQLTQNTQSFTLAGQGTKRPLFSRAALVADASRVSVAFRHDALGRAPIVIATTDITATPPAWQTSLLSTQDLGAWEPTADAIAASQHGTLSILAQALHQRDGNDEHAIASAPSPLAVLDLAL; encoded by the coding sequence ATGCGATTACTCCTCACCTCCTGCCTGCTGGCACTGCTCACCCTCCCGACTCTCCTACCCGCCGCCGCCCCGGTCGCCGCCCCTCAGCCTCTCTATCGCGATCCCGTATTCGACGGCGCGGCCGACCCGGTTGTCGTTTGGAATCCCAGCACCGAAACCTGGTGGATGTTCTACACCAACCGTCGCGCCAACGTCCCCGAACTCTCCGGCGTCGCCTGGGTGCACGGCACTCGCGTGAGCATCGCCGAATCGGCCGACCGCGGGATCACCTGGCAGCGCGTCGGTGACGCTCAGATCGATCTCCCCGTCGAGATCGGTGGCGAAGAGCCCACCCACTGGGCCCCGGACGTGCTCACCGGCCCTGACGGCACGCACCACATGTATCTCACCGTCGTGCCGGGCGTCTTTGAGGATTGGCGCCACCCGCGTCGCATCGTCCACCTCACCAGTGACGACCTGTTGCATTGGGACTATCAGTCCGCCCTCGAACTTACCTCCGACCGAGTCATCGACGCTGGCGTTGCCCGCCTGCCCAACGGCACCTGGCGCATGTGGTATAACAACGAACGCGACGGCAAATCGATCTACTACGCCGACAGTCCCGACCTCTACCACTGGACCGATCAAGGCAAAGCCTCCGGCGTCGGCGAGCGTCCTGGCGAAGGGCCCTATATTTTCCGCTGGCGCGACAGCTGGTGGATGCTCGTCGACCTCTGGCGCGGCCTCGGCGTCTACCGCTCCGACGATCTCCTCCACTGGGAAGCGCAGGACAGCAACCTCCTCAACGTGCCCGGCAAGGGCCTCGACGACGGCGTTAACGGCGGCCACCCGGGTGTCGTGGTGAGCGGCGATCGCGCCTACCTCTTCTACTTCACTCACCCCGGCCGCGCCGGCACCATCACGCCCGACGATGGCAACGAACTCGACCGCCGGCGCAGCTCCATCCAAGTCACCGAACTCGAGCTCACCGACGACGGTTGGCTCACCTGCGATCGCGACGCGCCGACCTTCATCGATCTGATTCCGCCCCAGCCGCTGGCCTCCACCACGCCCAACCGCACCCTGGTAAGTCCCGCCGCCTTCGCCGGTAGCAGTGTCAACACGCCGCCGGGCTTCAACCAGTCCCTCGTCAGCAACGACACCCATCAGTTTGTCGGCTTCTACCGGGCCGACGGTGAGCTCGTGATCGCCCGCCGAGCCCTCGGCACGACCGAGTGGACGCTCCACCCGACCGCCTTTCACGCCGCCGTCGCCAACGCCCACAACTCCATTGCGCTGGGGCTCGACGGCGCGGGCGCGCTCCACCTCGCGTGGGGCCATCACAACATTCCGCTGCAATACAGCCACACCGCTCCCGGCGGAGCCCTGACCGCGGCCATCACCTTCCCGGCGCCCGCATCCATGATTGGCGCAAATGAAGCGTCCGTCACCTATCCCCAGTTCCTCACGCTGCCCAATGGTGATCTCCTCTTCACCCACCGCGATGGCGGCTCCGGCCGCGGCTCATTTGTGCTCAACCGCTGGTCCCCAGCCTCCGGTGAATGGACCCGCCTGCACGACAACCTCCTCGACGGCGAAAACCAACGCAGCGCCTACCCCAGTTTCTTCACCGATCGCCATGGGGCGCTGCACCTGGCTTGGACGTGGCGTGAGACTCCCGACGTCGCGACCAACCACGACCTCGCTTACGCCCGCTCCGTCGACGGCGGACTCACCTGGACGGATGCCGACGGGCGCGCTCTCGCGCTTCCCTTCAACGTTGCCACGCCAGCCACCATCCAGCGCATCCCTCCCGGCTCCAACCTCATGAACCCGCCGCTCGTTGCCGCCGACGACGCCGGCAACCCGCTGGTCGCCAACTATTGGAGCCCCCTACCCGACTCCGCCCCACAATACTTCCTCCTGCGCCACGCCCAGGGGCAATGGACCCGGCATCAACTCACCCAAAACACTCAGTCCTTTACCCTTGCTGGACAGGGAACCAAACGCCCGCTGTTTTCCCGCGCCGCCCTGGTGGCCGACGCCTCGCGGGTGAGCGTCGCCTTTCGCCACGACGCCCTTGGCCGCGCACCGATCGTTATTGCCACAACCGATATCACTGCTACCCCGCCAGCCTGGCAGACGAGCCTGCTCTCAACTCAGGATCTGGGCGCCTGGGAACCCACCGCCGATGCGATCGCGGCCTCCCAACACGGCACCCTCTCCATCCTCGCTCAAGCGCTCCATCAACGCGACGGCAACGACGAGCACGCCATCGCCTCCGCGCCGTCTCCCCTCGCCGTTCTGGACCTCGCGCTCTGA
- a CDS encoding tetratricopeptide repeat protein — MSAPSFSRRMLRLGGLLVAFFITVPAVVVTAQDAPRKELSERVSTGISKMQELFDQKKWDEALAQVNSLLAGAKPESYDLTLLSQIKVQVLLTQGKYAEAIEPLERALRLGKAYNFIEERQYLEFTQILSQLYFQEATSTKDTQLRDDYFKKAYDTIKVYLAEATKPKVESVSYAATMIYTQATIDAENPNPKLLAEAQELAQQGLLLSIKPRETFYVLILAALQQEGKNAEAAELLELLVTLNPTSKQFWQQLQATYLNLANSFPADSDEALEYNIRTIVTIERAQELGILDTPRDHFNMVGILMNIRRFNQAIVLLEKGLADGNIENTKQNWEYLASSYQQVNKELKAIDVLKQTTEQFPEDGSIDFKIANIYYGLDKLPEAYEAGKIALKKGGLDNEGSAQMFVAYMGYELKKLEEALPFAKAAKDAGATNADRLYEAIQNAIDERQAALEATI, encoded by the coding sequence ATGTCTGCTCCCTCTTTTTCGCGCCGTATGCTGCGCCTAGGCGGGCTCTTGGTCGCCTTCTTCATCACCGTCCCGGCCGTGGTCGTGACGGCTCAGGACGCTCCTCGCAAGGAACTGTCCGAACGCGTCTCCACCGGCATCTCCAAGATGCAGGAACTCTTCGATCAAAAGAAGTGGGACGAAGCGTTGGCCCAAGTTAACTCGCTCCTCGCTGGCGCCAAGCCCGAGTCCTACGACCTGACCCTGCTAAGCCAGATCAAGGTCCAAGTGCTCCTCACCCAAGGCAAATACGCTGAAGCCATCGAGCCTCTCGAGCGCGCCTTGCGCCTCGGTAAGGCCTACAACTTCATCGAGGAACGCCAATATCTCGAGTTCACCCAGATCCTCTCGCAGCTCTACTTCCAGGAGGCTACCTCCACCAAGGATACCCAGCTGCGCGACGATTACTTCAAGAAGGCCTACGACACCATCAAGGTCTACCTCGCCGAGGCGACCAAGCCCAAGGTGGAATCCGTCTCCTACGCGGCGACTATGATCTACACCCAGGCTACGATCGATGCCGAAAACCCGAATCCGAAGCTTCTCGCCGAGGCTCAGGAATTGGCGCAGCAAGGCCTGTTGCTTTCGATCAAACCGCGCGAGACCTTCTACGTGCTCATCCTCGCTGCCCTCCAGCAGGAAGGTAAGAACGCAGAGGCAGCCGAGTTGCTCGAATTGCTGGTCACTCTCAATCCGACCAGCAAACAGTTCTGGCAGCAGTTGCAGGCCACCTACCTCAACCTGGCCAATTCCTTCCCGGCCGACTCCGACGAGGCGCTCGAGTATAATATTCGCACGATCGTCACGATCGAGCGCGCTCAGGAACTCGGTATCCTCGATACCCCCCGCGACCACTTCAACATGGTCGGTATCCTCATGAACATTCGCCGCTTCAACCAAGCGATTGTTCTTTTGGAAAAGGGTCTTGCCGACGGCAACATCGAGAACACCAAGCAAAACTGGGAATACCTCGCCTCCTCCTACCAGCAGGTAAACAAGGAGCTGAAAGCGATCGATGTGCTCAAGCAGACGACCGAACAGTTCCCGGAAGACGGCAGTATCGATTTCAAGATCGCCAACATCTACTACGGCTTGGACAAGCTCCCGGAAGCTTACGAAGCCGGTAAGATTGCCCTCAAAAAGGGAGGACTCGATAACGAAGGGTCCGCCCAGATGTTCGTCGCCTACATGGGTTACGAGCTGAAGAAACTCGAAGAGGCCCTGCCCTTCGCCAAAGCCGCCAAAGATGCGGGTGCGACGAATGCCGATCGTCTCTACGAGGCCATCCAAAATGCCATTGATGAGCGCCAGGCCGCTCTCGAAGCCACGATCTAA
- a CDS encoding energy transducer TonB translates to MTRDLIIGLFVSVSLHAGFFFYEKIFPEQEEVVMQVQEEEFTIELMEMPPLEPEPEEIVEATDDAPVEEIEFAPPMQADVPSVNVESAFVQKLQPPPPPGLERPTGIISIPKTSASRAIGQGMKDLFDLKNLDEQPTPRFQSKPVYPFEMRRAGITGQVIVGFIVDSKGNVREAYAVRSSHREFEQAAIQAVSKWRFRPGKKGGRAVNTRMQVPIVFNITD, encoded by the coding sequence ATGACCCGAGACCTGATTATTGGCCTATTCGTTTCCGTCTCCCTCCACGCTGGCTTCTTCTTCTACGAGAAGATCTTCCCGGAACAGGAAGAGGTTGTCATGCAAGTGCAGGAAGAGGAGTTCACCATCGAACTCATGGAAATGCCTCCGCTCGAACCCGAGCCCGAGGAAATCGTGGAAGCCACCGACGACGCACCCGTCGAGGAGATTGAATTTGCTCCTCCCATGCAGGCCGACGTTCCGTCGGTCAACGTGGAATCCGCCTTCGTCCAGAAGTTGCAACCGCCTCCCCCTCCCGGACTTGAGCGTCCCACCGGCATCATCTCCATTCCCAAGACCAGCGCCTCCCGCGCTATCGGTCAGGGCATGAAGGACCTGTTCGACCTGAAGAATCTCGACGAACAGCCGACGCCCCGCTTCCAGTCCAAACCTGTCTATCCCTTCGAGATGCGCCGTGCCGGTATCACCGGCCAAGTCATCGTCGGCTTCATTGTCGATTCCAAGGGCAACGTTCGCGAGGCCTACGCCGTGCGCTCCAGCCATCGCGAATTCGAACAAGCTGCCATTCAAGCCGTTTCCAAGTGGCGTTTCCGCCCCGGCAAGAAGGGTGGCCGTGCGGTGAATACCCGCATGCAGGTTCCCATCGTCTTCAACATCACCGACTAA
- a CDS encoding ExbD/TolR family protein has product MAGGSKTQKLTEEHAKQARIEIIPLIDVIFFLLATFVLFTLSLNRIQAIPINLPQAIPNPRPQDDEDKPITLQVSDNGNYYWNQELINFDEIDYRLGNYVAEEPNPRVLLTTDDLAKYGDVIAVLDLVRSVDPENPQKVQVSFETVYRPTGR; this is encoded by the coding sequence ATGGCCGGTGGCAGTAAAACACAGAAGCTGACCGAGGAACACGCGAAGCAGGCACGCATTGAGATCATTCCCCTCATTGACGTTATCTTCTTCCTCCTCGCCACCTTCGTCCTCTTCACCCTCTCCCTAAATCGGATTCAGGCGATTCCGATCAACCTCCCGCAGGCGATCCCAAATCCCCGTCCTCAAGACGACGAGGATAAGCCGATCACCCTGCAGGTCTCCGACAACGGTAACTACTACTGGAATCAGGAGCTGATCAACTTCGACGAAATCGACTACCGTCTCGGTAACTACGTCGCGGAGGAACCCAACCCCCGCGTGCTTCTTACCACCGACGACCTCGCCAAATATGGTGACGTCATCGCGGTGCTCGACCTCGTGCGCTCAGTGGATCCCGAGAATCCTCAAAAAGTGCAGGTCTCCTTCGAGACCGTCTACCGCCCCACCGGCCGCTAA
- a CDS encoding ExbD/TolR family protein, whose amino-acid sequence MASSGGGTNPDGTKKARIEIIPLIDVIFFLLATFVLFTLSLNKSEGVPVSLPDTATSTPRDPAGAITISVTAEGTLAWNKDQISLDEFIDRLNALYQVEGSDAKILINGDQSAFFSQARYVFDEVRKAGITQVKIETRVTPEA is encoded by the coding sequence ATGGCAAGCTCAGGCGGCGGCACGAACCCGGACGGCACGAAGAAGGCACGTATTGAGATCATTCCTCTCATTGACGTTATCTTCTTCCTGCTCGCCACCTTCGTGCTGTTTACACTCTCCCTCAATAAATCAGAAGGCGTGCCGGTTTCACTTCCGGACACCGCCACCAGCACTCCTCGTGACCCCGCCGGCGCTATCACCATCTCGGTGACCGCAGAAGGCACCCTCGCGTGGAACAAGGATCAGATCTCGCTCGATGAGTTCATCGACCGCCTCAATGCCCTCTACCAAGTGGAAGGCAGCGACGCCAAGATCCTGATCAATGGTGATCAAAGCGCCTTCTTCAGCCAAGCACGCTACGTTTTCGACGAAGTGCGCAAGGCCGGCATTACGCAGGTGAAAATCGAGACTCGGGTCACTCCCGAAGCGTGA
- a CDS encoding MotA/TolQ/ExbB proton channel family protein: MTSFSLPIAFLMGLSPMEFFIHGGWIMWPIILLSFVIVTVVIERVIFTVREAASRDRESVEKVLERVEAGDFEGAIAVGRKSKDFIARILVYSLTHRDTSMANAFARATNQEMQRYNQGMPTLDTIVTAAPYVGLLGTVTGMMATFGALGEGADVAANAGKITGGVGEALIATACGLAIAIFGLFPFNYMNAKIAQAKHDVSDASNALELILSKDKSESAV, from the coding sequence ATGACCTCGTTCTCCCTTCCGATCGCTTTCCTCATGGGCCTCTCCCCGATGGAGTTCTTCATTCACGGTGGCTGGATCATGTGGCCGATCATTCTCCTCTCGTTTGTGATCGTCACTGTCGTCATCGAACGCGTGATCTTCACCGTGCGTGAAGCCGCCTCCCGCGACCGCGAATCGGTCGAGAAGGTTCTCGAGCGTGTCGAGGCCGGTGACTTCGAAGGCGCCATCGCCGTCGGCCGCAAGTCCAAGGACTTCATCGCCCGCATCCTCGTCTACTCCCTGACCCACCGCGACACCTCGATGGCCAACGCCTTCGCCCGCGCCACCAATCAGGAGATGCAGCGCTACAATCAGGGTATGCCCACCCTCGACACCATCGTTACCGCCGCTCCTTACGTCGGCCTTCTCGGCACCGTGACGGGCATGATGGCGACCTTCGGCGCTCTCGGCGAAGGTGCGGACGTTGCCGCCAACGCCGGTAAGATCACCGGTGGTGTGGGTGAAGCCCTTATCGCTACCGCCTGCGGTCTCGCCATCGCCATCTTCGGTCTGTTCCCGTTCAATTACATGAACGCCAAGATCGCCCAGGCGAAGCACGACGTTTCTGACGCCTCCAACGCCCTCGAGCTGATCCTCAGCAAAGATAAGAGCGAAAGCGCTGTCTAA
- a CDS encoding ATP-binding protein codes for MPAPFGNLCGLPWRQRRVWLLVALVVGLTGGSGVRLSAQDASAPSTWADRVAAARQGEARDAKQALQWAEEAVALASSRAEHLEAQLVKASIQRRLGDYDEAMLAARAGVREAHALGNLAMEAEFLYLVGRLQWSLADYPGSIETHLRQLEVAEASREVLLVSKAHTGLGLTLESFGDTARAGEHLLDALRLAELAEDTRQLAIVHNSLGNHYLGAGQLDRATSHHEQALALRRQLGSVRGIADSLNNLALIAHARGESERALALLDESREIYERLDLKRYVANVHRRIGGILREVGRYDLAKTHLTEGLAAGSNLGSSEVLARIYEELALTHEALGEWADALRYERLRAEATEAAHSVEARQRVAELSARYEAERREHEIDLLRRDQALQAAELRRRRLVTGFVVTALGGLALGLVGAVWFQRVRLRQERRVRAATEDARDRAEEAEGLKSRLLRLASHDLKAPLATLRATAHRIEHDSPEGSLAHRLAASMRIDATRMDLLVHDLLDAAAIEDQVFTLNPTCFDLGQLCRESIDSLQSVALEKSQPLQLKVAKDLPPILADRERIWQILSNLLSNALKFTPPEGQVELRVESSPGWFTLEVEDDGPGLTPQDMARVFGPYARLSAQPTGGEHSSGLGLSITRQLVSLHRGRLEVESQPGSGAIFRVLLPAKVSTEPAVQTPAHERGDVV; via the coding sequence ATGCCTGCGCCATTTGGCAATTTATGCGGACTCCCTTGGCGCCAGCGGCGGGTCTGGCTGCTGGTGGCGTTGGTCGTGGGGCTCACGGGCGGAAGCGGAGTCCGGCTTTCGGCACAGGACGCTTCCGCGCCGTCAACGTGGGCCGATCGCGTCGCTGCGGCGCGCCAAGGCGAGGCGCGTGATGCCAAACAGGCGCTGCAATGGGCCGAAGAGGCGGTCGCACTGGCGTCCTCTCGTGCGGAGCATTTGGAGGCTCAACTCGTCAAAGCGTCGATTCAGCGGCGCTTGGGCGATTACGATGAAGCCATGCTCGCGGCGCGCGCCGGCGTGCGGGAGGCCCACGCCTTGGGAAACCTGGCGATGGAGGCAGAGTTTCTTTATCTGGTGGGTCGACTCCAGTGGAGTCTGGCTGATTACCCGGGCTCGATTGAAACCCATTTGCGGCAATTGGAGGTCGCGGAAGCCAGCCGTGAGGTGCTCTTGGTTTCCAAGGCCCACACCGGGCTCGGCCTGACTTTGGAGAGTTTCGGCGATACGGCCCGCGCCGGTGAGCACCTGCTGGATGCCTTGCGCTTGGCCGAATTGGCTGAAGACACCCGGCAGCTGGCCATCGTGCACAACAGCTTGGGCAATCACTATCTCGGGGCGGGGCAGTTGGACCGGGCCACGTCACATCACGAGCAGGCCTTGGCGCTCCGCCGCCAACTGGGCAGCGTGCGCGGGATCGCCGATTCGCTCAACAACCTCGCGCTCATCGCGCACGCCCGGGGTGAATCGGAGCGCGCGTTGGCGCTGCTCGACGAATCCCGGGAGATTTACGAGCGCTTGGATCTGAAGCGCTACGTGGCCAATGTGCACCGTCGGATCGGCGGTATTTTGCGCGAGGTGGGCCGCTACGATTTGGCCAAAACCCACCTTACGGAGGGACTCGCCGCCGGCTCCAACCTCGGCAGTTCCGAGGTGCTCGCACGCATTTATGAGGAATTGGCGCTCACCCACGAGGCGCTGGGGGAGTGGGCGGACGCCCTGCGCTATGAACGGCTGCGCGCCGAGGCGACTGAAGCGGCCCACTCGGTCGAGGCTCGCCAACGGGTGGCCGAGCTGAGCGCCCGCTACGAAGCGGAGCGGCGCGAGCATGAAATCGATCTGTTGCGCCGCGATCAGGCCCTCCAGGCCGCCGAACTCCGCCGCCGTCGTTTGGTCACCGGATTTGTCGTTACGGCCCTGGGCGGACTCGCGCTCGGGTTGGTTGGAGCCGTGTGGTTTCAACGCGTGCGTCTGCGGCAGGAGCGACGGGTGCGCGCGGCCACCGAAGACGCCCGGGATCGGGCAGAGGAGGCCGAGGGGCTCAAATCCCGCCTGCTACGCTTGGCGTCCCACGACTTGAAAGCGCCGTTGGCCACCCTGCGGGCGACGGCCCACCGGATCGAACACGACTCGCCCGAAGGATCGCTGGCTCATCGCCTTGCCGCCAGTATGCGCATCGACGCCACCCGCATGGACCTGCTGGTGCACGACTTACTCGATGCGGCGGCGATCGAAGATCAGGTGTTTACCCTCAATCCGACCTGCTTTGATCTGGGGCAACTGTGCCGCGAATCGATCGACTCGTTGCAATCGGTCGCACTCGAGAAATCTCAGCCGCTTCAGCTGAAAGTGGCGAAGGATCTGCCGCCCATCCTCGCCGACCGGGAGCGCATCTGGCAGATCCTGAGCAACCTTCTGAGTAACGCCCTCAAATTCACCCCGCCGGAAGGGCAGGTGGAGTTGCGCGTCGAATCGAGTCCCGGGTGGTTCACGCTCGAGGTCGAGGATGATGGTCCCGGGCTAACGCCGCAGGACATGGCGCGAGTGTTTGGTCCTTACGCTCGACTTTCGGCGCAACCCACGGGCGGAGAGCACTCTTCGGGCCTCGGGTTGAGCATCACCCGCCAGCTGGTTTCGCTGCACCGTGGACGCCTGGAGGTGGAGTCTCAGCCGGGCAGCGGGGCGATCTTCCGCGTGCTTTTGCCGGCCAAAGTCTCAACCGAGCCCGCGGTGCAGACACCAGCGCACGAGCGTGGCGATGTCGTGTAG